A window from Anaeromusa acidaminophila DSM 3853 encodes these proteins:
- a CDS encoding ATP-dependent DNA helicase: MKLFENGPDNAAAELDIKKLERTNDRILYQRSTYLRYTEGQKRALKAIAMFLQSALHFQFTLAGYAGTGKTTIVENIVNFALSKGKTVYVVAPTNQAVKVLKEKMPEEIRANFRTLHSLLYGHPDEKGAWIPRVSFSSDDVVICDEGSLVNEDLHSDLKTQVCGSQAKLLYIGDSYQLEPVGKDPHILEQPDEALDEVRRQAAESQILMFATALRKERRVFIPQESCGDVTIMRTFPADTAFLEAIKNEEDAVCIVGSNRTRKALNIRARRAKFGEVEPPQKGDVLLSISNGQKCVNGDRLLLEELEVLEEINLPLQSGIASALVSGAGEWMEKAYLLVDKEKDHKILLLPEVEKSSVYHAQVADLSLFPSDWVTLNTKTKKNELDKEVSICTYGYAVTAHKSQGSQWAKVFVKQDCFKDNARWLYTAVTRAAKELILSDTGVAKLSWSEIEMAIH; encoded by the coding sequence ATGAAGCTATTTGAAAACGGTCCAGACAATGCAGCTGCAGAGCTGGATATAAAAAAACTAGAACGAACCAATGACCGGATTTTATACCAACGCAGCACGTATCTGCGCTATACCGAAGGACAAAAAAGAGCGTTAAAGGCAATTGCAATGTTTTTGCAATCGGCGCTGCATTTTCAGTTTACCTTGGCCGGTTATGCGGGAACGGGCAAAACAACCATTGTCGAAAACATAGTCAATTTTGCTCTTAGCAAAGGGAAAACTGTCTATGTAGTGGCACCTACCAACCAGGCGGTAAAAGTATTAAAAGAAAAGATGCCCGAGGAAATCCGGGCTAACTTTAGAACCTTGCACAGTTTGCTCTATGGTCATCCCGATGAAAAAGGAGCTTGGATTCCAAGAGTGTCTTTTAGCAGTGATGATGTGGTGATTTGCGATGAAGGAAGTTTAGTTAACGAAGACCTTCATAGTGATTTAAAAACTCAGGTTTGCGGAAGTCAGGCCAAACTGCTCTATATTGGTGATTCCTATCAATTAGAGCCGGTGGGGAAAGATCCTCATATTTTAGAGCAGCCTGACGAAGCATTAGATGAAGTACGGCGACAAGCTGCGGAAAGCCAAATTCTCATGTTTGCAACCGCATTGCGCAAAGAAAGAAGAGTCTTTATTCCCCAAGAATCCTGCGGTGATGTAACGATCATGCGGACGTTCCCCGCCGACACAGCGTTCTTAGAAGCCATTAAAAACGAAGAAGATGCCGTTTGTATTGTGGGATCGAATCGTACCCGTAAGGCTCTTAACATTCGGGCAAGAAGAGCAAAATTTGGAGAGGTAGAACCGCCTCAAAAAGGAGATGTGCTTCTTTCCATCAGCAATGGCCAAAAATGCGTGAATGGGGATCGACTTCTTTTAGAGGAACTTGAAGTGTTAGAGGAAATTAACTTGCCGCTTCAATCAGGGATCGCGTCAGCTTTGGTTAGCGGGGCGGGAGAGTGGATGGAAAAAGCCTATTTGTTGGTGGACAAAGAGAAAGACCACAAGATCCTTCTTCTGCCGGAAGTCGAAAAATCAAGCGTCTATCATGCCCAAGTGGCTGACCTTTCGTTGTTCCCCAGTGATTGGGTTACGCTTAATACCAAGACTAAAAAGAATGAGTTAGACAAAGAAGTGTCCATATGCACGTATGGCTATGCGGTAACAGCGCATAAGTCCCAAGGCAGCCAGTGGGCTAAGGTGTTTGTTAAACAGGATTGCTTTAAGGATAATGCTAGGTGGCTATATACGGCGGTTACGCGAGCGGCCAAAGAACTAATCCTCAGCGATACTGGCGTTGCGAAACTGTCTTGGTCTGAAATTGAAATGGCTATTCACTAA
- a CDS encoding exodeoxyribonuclease VII large subunit, with the protein MYDSNSGQSIFSFFRSLREPIRQAFAGKKFSVKGTVVRVSPWEASLFITLAEAHGKESANLTVLAYDNVWVFSDDINVNDEVQISGQISLTKNGTILLIAESIQYVGNGNMPDQLKKWRKEHYELIHRNKKSLPPVCHSIALISNESIHGYGDFCSTLKTGQFDLFSTKMQGANVSEDIALQISEINVRGGYDCIVIVRGGGSPNDLFEYNHPTLLLAIAKSKIPVITGIGHEGDYLLCEEVADVRCSTPTAAAELLNKMASERERQKQVNQYKRWVFILAVILFVILILKIVGK; encoded by the coding sequence ATGTATGATTCAAATAGTGGGCAATCTATCTTTTCTTTTTTTCGGTCTTTAAGGGAACCAATTAGACAGGCGTTCGCTGGGAAAAAGTTTTCCGTGAAGGGAACGGTGGTGCGAGTTTCTCCATGGGAAGCGAGTTTGTTTATAACGTTAGCCGAAGCGCACGGCAAAGAATCAGCTAACCTAACGGTTTTAGCTTATGATAATGTTTGGGTATTCTCTGATGATATCAATGTTAATGATGAAGTACAGATAAGTGGGCAAATCTCTCTAACTAAAAATGGGACTATTTTGTTGATCGCGGAGTCAATACAGTATGTAGGCAATGGTAATATGCCAGACCAACTCAAAAAATGGAGAAAGGAACACTATGAGCTAATCCATCGAAATAAAAAAAGCCTCCCGCCCGTCTGTCATTCAATCGCATTGATATCAAACGAAAGCATTCATGGATATGGGGATTTTTGTTCAACGTTAAAGACTGGACAATTTGATTTATTTTCAACCAAAATGCAAGGTGCCAACGTGAGTGAAGACATTGCATTGCAAATCAGTGAAATCAATGTCCGGGGAGGCTATGATTGTATTGTTATTGTCCGCGGTGGTGGAAGTCCCAATGATTTATTCGAATATAACCACCCAACTTTGCTGTTGGCGATTGCAAAGTCGAAAATCCCAGTCATCACCGGAATCGGCCATGAAGGCGATTATCTGTTGTGTGAAGAAGTAGCAGACGTGCGATGCTCCACGCCAACCGCGGCTGCAGAGTTGCTGAATAAAATGGCTTCAGAAAGAGAACGACAAAAACAGGTAAATCAGTACAAACGATGGGTATTTATTCTTGCAGTAATTCTCTTTGTGATCTTAATTTTAAAAATTGTTGGCAAATAA